CGGACGACCGCATCCTTATCCTGGAGGACACGGCCGAGATCCAGTGCGGGGCGGAGAATGTGGTCGCCCTTCACACGAGCGACTCGATCGACATGGGCCGGCTTCTCAAGAGCACGATGCGCCTGCGCCCCGACCGGATCATCGTCGGCGAGGTCCGCGACGGCGCTGCCCTCACATTGCTCAAGGCCTGGAACACCGGCCACCCGGGCGGCGTGACGACCATTCACTCCAACACAGCCGAATCCGCGCTTCGCCGCCTTGAGCAGCTCACTGCCGAGGCGAGCCAGCAGCCGATGCGCGAAGTGATCGGCGAAGCCGTCGACCTCATTGTCTCGATCGAGCGCACGCCCAAAGGCCGCGTCGTCCGCGACGTCCTGCACGTCGAGAGCTACGCCGATGGCCACTACCGCACGGAATCCTATTCGCCGAAGGAGGAACGCCATGTCGCATGAACGTCTGTACAGGCTCGCGCTCGCGGCACTGGCGCTCGCGCTGGTGCTTTCCGAGCCGGCCTTCGCCTCGGGTGGGGGCAGCCTGCCGTGGGAGGGGCCCCTCCAGCAGATCCAACAGTCGATCACCGGGCCGGTGGCCGGCTTCATCGCATTGGCCGCGGTCGCTGTCGCAGGTGGGATGCTCATCTTCGGCGGCGAGCTCAACGATTTCGCGCGGCGTCTGATGTATGTCGTGCTGGTCGCCGGCATTCTTCTCGGAGCCACCCAGATCGTCGCCCTGTTCGGTGCGAGCGGCGCCTCGATCGGCGACGTCGCATCCTCGGCCGCGGTCGATCGGGCAGGGGAGGGCAGTCGTGGCTGAGCCGGGATCGAATCTCGACCGTTCGCGCATCCACCGGGCGCTGTCGCGGCCGAACCTTCTCCTCGGCGCCGACCGCGAGCTGGTGTTGCTGACCGGCCTTGCCGCGACCATCCTGATCTTCGTCGTCCTGACGCCCTATTCCGCACTGTTCGGGATCGCGGTCTGGACCGTCGTGGTGGCGGCGCTGCGGATGATGGCGAAGGCGGACCCGATGATGCGGCGCGTCTACGCCCGCCATGTCGGCTACCGGCCCCATTACCGTCCGACGTCGACGCCCTGGCGCCGGTTCTGAGGCCCGGTGATGGTGGCGCTGCGCTCCTTCCGGCATTCCGGACCGTCCTTCTCGGACCTCGTGCCCTACGCCGCGCTCGTGGCGAACGGCGTCATCCTGCTCAAGGACGGTTCGCTCATGGCTGGCTGGTACTTTGCTGGGCCTGACTCCGAGAGCTCGACGGATGCCGAGCGCAACGAAGTGTCCCGGCAGATCAACGCGATCCTGTCGCGGCTCGGCACCGGGTGGATGATCCAGGTCGAGGCCGTGCGGGTTGCCACGTCGGACTATCCGGCGCGCGAGGAGTGCCATTTTCCCGACGCCGTCACACGGGCGATCGACGACGAGCGGCGCGCGCGTTTTCAGGAGGGCAGGGGGCATTTCGAGAGCCGGCACGCGCTCATCCTCACCTGGCGGCCGCCGGAGCGCCGGCGTTCCGGGCTTGCCCGCTATGTCTATTCCGACAGGGAGAGCCGCACCGCGCGCTACGCCGACACCGTCCTCGACAGCTTCCTGACCTCGATCCGCGAGGTCGAGCAATATCTCGGCAATGTCCTGTCGATCCGCCGCATGGTGACAAGGTCGGTCGAGGAGCGCGGTGGCTTCCAGACCGCCCGCTATGACGAGTTGTTTCAGTTCATCCGCTTCTGCATCACCGGCGAGAACCATCCGGTGCGCCTGCCGGAAATCCCGATGTACCTGGATTGGCTGGCGACGGCCGAGTTCAGCCACGGCCTCACGCCAATGGTCGACAGTCGATATCTCGCGGTCGTCGGCATTGACGGTCTTCCGGCCGAGAGCTGGCCGGGCATCCTCAACTCCCTTGACCTGATGCCAATGACCTATCGCTGGTCGTCGCGGTTCATCTTCCTCGATGATCAGGAGGCCCGCACGCGCCTCGAGCGCACGCGCAAGAAATGGCAGCAGAAGGTCAGGCCCTTCTTCGACCAGCTTTTTCAGACCAGGTCAGGCTCCGTCGACCAGGACGCCATGGCGATGGTGGCGGAGACCGAGGACGCCATCGCCCAGGCTTCATCTCAGCTCGTCGCCTACGGCTATTACACGCCGGTGATCGTGCTGTTCGACGACAACGAGGCCAGGCTGCGCGAGAAGGCGGAGGCGGTCCGCCGTCTCGTCCAGGCCGAAGGGTTTGGCGCCCGGATCGAAACCATCAACGCCACGGAGGCCTTCCTCGGCAGCCTGCCGGGCAACTGGTACGCAAACATCCGCGAGCCGCTGATCAACACCCGCAACCTCGCCGACCTGATCCCGCTCAATTCGGTTTGGTCGGGCGCGCCGACGGCACCTTGCCCGTACTATCTGCCGGGCTCGCCGCCGCTGATGCTGGTGGCGAGCGGCTCGACGCCCTTTCGCCTGAACCTGCACGTCGATGATGTCGGCCATACGCTGATCTTCGGCCCGACCGGATCCGGCAAGTCGACGCTGCTGGCGCTGATCGCCGCGCAGTTCCGGCGTTACGCACAGGCGCAGATCTTCGCGTTTGACAAGGGCCGCTCGATGTTGCCGCTCACATTGGCCGCCGGCGGCGACCACTACGAGATCGGCGAGAGCGACGGCGATGGCGCTCCGACGCTCGCCTTCTGCCCGCTCTCCGAGCTCGCGACGGACGGCGACCGCGCCTGGGCGTCGGAATGGATCGAGACGCTGGTGGCGCTGCAGGGCGTGGCGATCACGCCGGACCATCGCAATGCCATCTCGCGCCAAGTCGGCCTGATGGCGTCGGCGAACGGACGCTCACTCTCCGATTTCGTTTCCGGTGTGCAGATGCGCGAGATCAAGGAAGCGCTGCATCACTACACGGTCGACGGGCCGATGGGTCAGCTGCTCGATGCGGAAAGCGACGGGCTGTCACTACGCTCCTTCCAGACCTTCGAGATCGAGCAGCTGATGAACATGGGCGAGCGAAGCCTCGTGCCCGTCCTGCTCTATCTGTTCCGCCGGATCGAGAAGCGGCTGACCGGCGCGCCGAGCCTCATCGTGCTCGACGAGGCCTGGCTGATGCTCGGTCATCCGACCTTCAGGGACAAAATCCGCGAATGGCTGAAGGTGCTGCGCAAAGCCAACTGCGCGGTGATCCTGGCAACGCAATCGATCTCGGACGCCGAACGCTCCGGTATCATCGACGTGCTGAAAGAATCCTGCCCGACTAAGATCTGCCTGCCAAACGGCGCGGCGCGCGAGCCGGGCACGCGCGAGTTCTACGAGCGCATCGGCTTCAACGAGCGCCAGATCGAGATCGTCGCGACCGCACTGCCGAAACGGGAATATTACGTCGCGTCGCCGGAAGGCCGGCGCCTGTTCGACATGGCGCTCGGACCGGTCGCACTCTCGTTCGCCGGCGCTTCCGGCAAGGAAGACCTCAAGCAGATTGCCGCGCTGAAGTCCGAGCATGGTGACGGCTGGCCGGAACGCTGGCTCCAACAGAGAGGAATTGGCAATGCCGCAGCACTTCTCAACGGTTAGACGTGTCGCCGGCGCGACGTTCCTGGCGATGATGGCCCATGCCTCGCCGGCCGTCTCCGGATCGGCGACCGGCGGAGCGACCGAGTGGACGCAGCTTCTGAACAATGGAGAGCTGGTGACGCTCGTGACCAAGTCGGCCGAACAGATCAACAACCAGGTCACGCAAATCACGCAGCTGGCCCAGCAGATCCAGAACCAGCTGCGCATCTACGAAAACATGCTTCAGAACACGGCGCAGCTACCGAACCAAATCTGGGGGCAGGTGGAGAATGATCTGAACCGGCTGCGGAGCTTGGCCGCGCAAGGGCAGGGCATCGCCTTCTCGATGAGCAATGCCGACGACGTGCTGAAGCAGCGCTTCCAGAGCTATGCCGACTTCAAGACCAATCTGCCGAGCGGGGCGAGCTTCGCCTCGACCTATCAAAACTGGTCGACGACCAATCGCGACACGATCGCCGGCACGCTGAAGGCGGCCGGTCTCACCGCCGAGCAGTTCTCGTCGGAAGAGTCGACGATGAGCTCGCTCCGCACGATGTCGCAATCGGCTGACGGGCAGATGAAAGCCCTGCAGGTCGGTCATCAGATCGCGGCGCAGCAAGTTGCGCAGTTTCAGAAGCTGCGAGGGCTTGTATCCCAACAGACGACGATGATGGGGACCTGGCTGCAGTCCGAGCAAGCGGACAAGGATCTCGCGCAGGCCCGGCGCGAGCAGTTCTTCAATGCGCCGGTGAACAGTGTCCGTGGCGGTGAAACCATGGAACCGCGCTGGTGAGGCGGCCGGTGGTCATGGCGGCGCTCGCAGCCGTCCTCGCTCTCGTCGGGCTAGCGGTGATCTGGTTCGTCGTCACCCCACGGCCGGACGCCATGCGGCCGGCCGCACAGGAGCAACGCCAGCGCGCCGAGGACTTCCTCTGCGGCGATCCCGATCGTCCGGTGCGCGGCGGGCAGGAGATGAAACCAAGATGGTAGTCACCCGTCCATCCCGCGCGCTCGAGATCAGCTTCATCGTCATCGCCCTTATCCTGCTCGCCAGTGTGCCGGCGCTGGCCCAGCAGGGCAGCGTGCTGACCACGCTTGAGAACCAGGTCTCGACAGCCGCAAAAGGCTGGGAGACGACGGTCATGAATGCCG
The DNA window shown above is from Ancylobacter sp. IITR112 and carries:
- a CDS encoding TrbC/VirB2 family protein, producing the protein MSHERLYRLALAALALALVLSEPAFASGGGSLPWEGPLQQIQQSITGPVAGFIALAAVAVAGGMLIFGGELNDFARRLMYVVLVAGILLGATQIVALFGASGASIGDVASSAAVDRAGEGSRG
- a CDS encoding conjugal transfer protein TrbD, giving the protein MAEPGSNLDRSRIHRALSRPNLLLGADRELVLLTGLAATILIFVVLTPYSALFGIAVWTVVVAALRMMAKADPMMRRVYARHVGYRPHYRPTSTPWRRF
- a CDS encoding conjugal transfer protein TrbE, producing the protein MVALRSFRHSGPSFSDLVPYAALVANGVILLKDGSLMAGWYFAGPDSESSTDAERNEVSRQINAILSRLGTGWMIQVEAVRVATSDYPAREECHFPDAVTRAIDDERRARFQEGRGHFESRHALILTWRPPERRRSGLARYVYSDRESRTARYADTVLDSFLTSIREVEQYLGNVLSIRRMVTRSVEERGGFQTARYDELFQFIRFCITGENHPVRLPEIPMYLDWLATAEFSHGLTPMVDSRYLAVVGIDGLPAESWPGILNSLDLMPMTYRWSSRFIFLDDQEARTRLERTRKKWQQKVRPFFDQLFQTRSGSVDQDAMAMVAETEDAIAQASSQLVAYGYYTPVIVLFDDNEARLREKAEAVRRLVQAEGFGARIETINATEAFLGSLPGNWYANIREPLINTRNLADLIPLNSVWSGAPTAPCPYYLPGSPPLMLVASGSTPFRLNLHVDDVGHTLIFGPTGSGKSTLLALIAAQFRRYAQAQIFAFDKGRSMLPLTLAAGGDHYEIGESDGDGAPTLAFCPLSELATDGDRAWASEWIETLVALQGVAITPDHRNAISRQVGLMASANGRSLSDFVSGVQMREIKEALHHYTVDGPMGQLLDAESDGLSLRSFQTFEIEQLMNMGERSLVPVLLYLFRRIEKRLTGAPSLIVLDEAWLMLGHPTFRDKIREWLKVLRKANCAVILATQSISDAERSGIIDVLKESCPTKICLPNGAAREPGTREFYERIGFNERQIEIVATALPKREYYVASPEGRRLFDMALGPVALSFAGASGKEDLKQIAALKSEHGDGWPERWLQQRGIGNAAALLNG
- the trbJ gene encoding P-type conjugative transfer protein TrbJ, encoding MPQHFSTVRRVAGATFLAMMAHASPAVSGSATGGATEWTQLLNNGELVTLVTKSAEQINNQVTQITQLAQQIQNQLRIYENMLQNTAQLPNQIWGQVENDLNRLRSLAAQGQGIAFSMSNADDVLKQRFQSYADFKTNLPSGASFASTYQNWSTTNRDTIAGTLKAAGLTAEQFSSEESTMSSLRTMSQSADGQMKALQVGHQIAAQQVAQFQKLRGLVSQQTTMMGTWLQSEQADKDLAQARREQFFNAPVNSVRGGETMEPRW
- the trbK gene encoding entry exclusion protein TrbK; this translates as MAALAAVLALVGLAVIWFVVTPRPDAMRPAAQEQRQRAEDFLCGDPDRPVRGGQEMKPRW